From one Anoplolepis gracilipes chromosome 8, ASM4749672v1, whole genome shotgun sequence genomic stretch:
- the Mv gene encoding lysosomal-trafficking regulator isoform X2, whose translation MLYDQVTWLKDARQKQHEDTLCAWLSFDEVTIYEEDARLKTEDLEEEDEKERDEQRGPGMSKVSVNKLQILWDHFIHAEPQSYEKSSWLDIFLAEFLAQIKEGKDIKDVLSFCSVGDGGVSTLVACELLSDVHELCGKRNNGSELVSLRKYLVQDRGWRYLTVLHLLGVRGLSCGRELVTLLVALYPVAFQQGAVDLRKTSLSTTSQKSDGETVVVGSSTRNQYVKFHCNDDIIDTVDIVLHAKRKTTKGFSHESDAPPRRRSACRRSIADAAKSQQSNPKQMKSSSILKSRRNTPENATSSESELLTDGIDPARSLTLKIRLNPMDFEYFTSIVRSDEEQKWQAELYELPPRPVRKTPRDYVDERIQDVLNAEISNFEISLLIIQLLQGLRDYDTPAEQTPAVQVLKFALDTLWSLQFGIDGNNLTGTECVTLKAAAARLMLTALERALRADEPTTAVIHNGLLPMTLRLLEDACSKPVNVLEPEEGSLLQEFIFATIYGIVTFLYCLLHQRSGNVDKLSDFLELFRLFIESQDGKLVERTIFAIVDLPSIDATKSIVRAKKIIDMIGALTSGLKRVRRDLSHAMQCHRTKHRSCIDNIQSYHHSNVLGVPYSQSIVDVADKQMCCISSLFATLMSLLKKSHLFASELQVRLIKITTAAGTCCCFPPEILISSMVAFLKNREFSTYAPAVAFLECIFFKELGAFPVTDACNTCVRPANYSWNFLEMYVDLLCPSDPKLCYIVMAHLLQVTSGSRFHVREQLLFRVFYPAFLRAKECYAIDNSNVTAKFLLQSCMSVMSCLIVNVHMCEKFMVINGLREILPLMANVAFTRSVYALLEVTVIIEIWKMREKLDNLESIEMSFATKSLFESLDKETNELLNCLRCFEKPRLEENMNQRDENRDTFDRRSDNQKVDLSLVKTDETAIKSLDNTKTLPQLPENDDTHHEQLENKTDTVVISNSFKKFYTLIEQVIEVCDDTDVSFEKFNLYQASIAWRAAAGVALCSPKFRIELSAHPVSRKSLRLFRLLTIGLATDSIEDTGKSAHKLFEALITCCLISPLYDCDIIMELRKSLMNTGMKLGRGVAVIVDAILKVSMLKPAQENSIPQQPRPRLPTLSLENPPDYSAEDSSTGEYVTADDGYEADVEIPEKSSNNNISKKSSPLGLVVEPRGHANAHPALCSLAIDLLIHFSKHFFCRGLDLERSSITTSGLRRIAGTCRESASSCAALAASGTIMRILNGFKNVFINSDPQCRDLQHAALEVFTLLATQSISSTELMEYLSFFKAERPPLLPLLEPLYHLVLVARPQPNFILSFPVHSDIKVSPKTEQHKNLEKAENLVNNFRKKHLAAGICSPWSVHATCLPIGPELAWPVWLHGCSASMWLRVERGMSIGGRATLYNTSPLLDSDNESLSDWGILSDNWNREVVAGSVSPPTPTSIIHLMSIGFESLVLEMWLDLKADKLILRLTRPDDKLNRTISETSINDMLPSGHWHHLTLNFKDTVLNKRSAVIEVTLWVDGWKEINAQLPFDGLLMRKPGTTCILLGQIGSSSIGAWYLGNLMVFRCPVFTKERALYLTSLGPNYTNLADCILNTVKPDFAPLIASGALNDICEVKYEGGKFDSSRRKSYGGTYLRHAVETVVSESKIDWDAVMDATNSHLGELQDNLLLNYEAQNPNIIHLYPQAVANPSVIVRNIFPGQPGFRIVSAPEHRVSQQPPLSISPIVSTRLENQQYRGLIPAAILIGGVPVFLYLFARVVELNSTEKEQALALSTVLHLVRSDSELLNQYRSNGGTLLVLRVLESSRCHAGRHILKAMLDAACDSPIIIRDVGSGNPVSQNCEAVITDPELIKAALTAWRAWAKYDTLNLLLQTLLLLLRDQHSQREFNASQLNRVGVVDTILTLCKEHFMYEINEEVNAVLDTNTGIAIVELMRALMGAPPEFAHLVAITDYLVLVHQASETYVTHSRQNIYFMLPQFTEIKTNLKKSDNASISSNDSISLMENSKLNKALTNEQIQKIRSPKKKDQRTLLIDNTSGGEDSGIAASDGSTPQSNERQSTYVDERRACQGLVCEGLLLLLRDAVRVLPDCQVGSVLKHVLRAELLLVLANDPDHRVRTALIKVIQTYLQRASDEEVNKFIKQKYFMHLGNQIALYPASDSVVIALENLAVRSPTLAAMPMLMAIIAKTFNSDSSIIRPLILFITDVIAKNTNVLKVLLEQGLIESLVQGLIGAAHKNNSMSLRRDIHVLFVTIATKLLELPGSHQIQAVLDLHVILDYMEISEKLRCCTSAIRTVVRDAQVALFDGELDALVTKLSIPSGFRLRSTASYLASTSYFTSVLTTSSEQSDHGSHSSSYGSFHASSSSVLREPGKGELNDRFRIIVTRAVEFITAADTSPSVNELQLTRRLFSILLHGLCNPLEKKNHWSSTWSVRPALRKYTAKIMIWLLEPYQSISTRMYAIRSLMEEPRAREILSCILEVHPQMEQKFTVFFWDLLQKRDEMPSADARVCAELREALRVWNLAKGIEQANLEVWNDELALLRRDFLLDRDICIDNYPAVLRIGKRFDTLAKQLIESAMNVTRSVVEEQNRERKVLMEQLKHMRALEAQAVAKWRDIAKRLTHEWAPWHFSNSYPKSWELDPTEGPARVRIRLQRCHLNIDKRFFLPEHQDNLESSNIEMPLSYLFTSTREDANTTALIERLHTSEKIRKMSQAKVVTPRAELAGEVLIGETCVYFVPDNPDVPLHTDIALGGFDLAVTGGTAWRLEDIRELHKRRYQLQEKAIEIFLITGRTYLLAFNSSKERDEFATELSACNLPRRIPGDDLGEALALWRSGALTNWEYIICLNKLAGRSYNDLMQYPVFPFVLADYVSDKIDLNNPKIYRNFKRPMAVQDKKNEQHYINNYNYLKQTVTEGLNLIALNQGPFHYGSHYSNSGTVLHFLVRLPPFTSMFLCYQDNNFDIPDRTFHALATTWRLTSCDSTTDVKELIPEFYYLPEFLLNFEGFDFGVRQNGNKVGDVELPKWCGGDARLFILAHRAALESDVVREVLPYWIDLVFGFRQTGKPAVEAINVFHPATYYGFDVEQIADPLERQAWETMVRTYGQTPAQLFRAPHPLIQNLGNVTLSNQTPQVIEGVSGIKWGNYVGAPGNKPVLCWKLKHKTPLASLIPLATGDVFGLPNYTTLLLSYTKEKAGSMLSGMSVLGAALVSWSGTDGIVRLKCKKEQPPRPLIKSSGLDPITTLGSTPDCGQLWLGHLSGRITVHTYTIGATGKIEFSLAPATILLAHRSRVTTISLSRAFSIACSGDANGVITIWDLNSLTYVRSIVCDQGYAIHLLCISETLGDVAVTYEIPRSGNNVTVDRSELKIYTINARAVGSILSKNRITSLCYSSAPEGVSVNVIATGLENGIIRLWSSWDLQLVREISNNVRDCCAIIAVVWSLDQHHLYAVMEDSTVLIWEGSKRLSNGTPKFVNLTSF comes from the exons ATGTTAT ATGATCAAGTTACTTGGTTGAAGGATGCACGTCAGAAACAACATGAAGATACCTTGTGCGCGTGGTTGAGTTTCGATGAAGTGACGATTTATGAAGAAGATGCGCGGTTGAAGACCGAAGATCTAGAAGAGGAGGACGAGAAGGAGCGTGACGAACAACGGGGTCCAGGGATGTCTAAAGTGTCGGTCAATAAGTTGCAAATTTTGTGGGACCACTTCATTCACGCTGAACCCCAAAGTTACGAG AAATCATCTTggcttgatatatttttggcggAATTTCTCGCGCAAATTAAGGAAGGCAAGGACATAAAAGATGTTCTATCTTTCtg TTCGGTCGGTGACGGCGGCGTATCGACTCTCGTGGCCTGCGAATTACTTTCGGATGTACACGAGCTGTGTGGGAAGAGGAACAATGGCAGCGAGCTGGTCAGTCTACGAAAGTATTTGGTGCAGGATCGCGGTTGGCGTTATCTCACAGTGCTACATCTATTGGGTGTGCGCGGTTTATCTTGCGGTCGCGAGCTGGTCACGTTGTTGGTCGCTCTCTATCCAGTTGCGTTTCAACAGGGGGCTGTCGATTTAAGAAAAACTAGCTTGTCGACTACATCGCAAAAGTCCGATGGTGAAACTGTCGTTGTTGGATCGTCAACACGCAATCAGTACGTGAAATTTCATTGTAACGATGATATCATTGACACAGTAGACATCGTTCTGCATGCGAAACGCAAGACGACGAAAGGTTTCTCTCACGAGAGCGATGCACCTCCACGTAGAAGGTCTGCTTGCAGACGATCCATCGCTGACGCTGCAAAGTCTCAACAATCCAATCCCAAGCAGATGAAATCGTCATCGATTCTAAAATCTCGACGCAATACACCCGAGAACGCGACAAGTAGCGAGTCTGAACTATTAACAGACGGCATCGATCCAGCGCGTTCCCTCACTCTGAAGATTCGTTTGAATCCGATggattttgaatattttacgtcAATTGTCAGAAGTGACGAGGAACAGAAATGGCAGGCCGAATTATATGAGCTGCCACCTCGTCCTGTGAGAAAAACACCGCGTGATTATGTCGACGAGAGAATCCAAGATGTACTGAATGCAGAGATCAGTAACTTTGAAATTAGTTTGCTCATCATACAGCTGTTACAGGGTTTACGTGACTATGACACGCCCGCCGAGCAAACACCAGCTGTGCAGGTTTTGAAGTTTGCTCTAGACACGTTGTGGTCGCTACAATTTGGCATAGACGGCAATAATTTGACTGGTACAGAATGCGTCACTTTGAAAGCAGCGGCCGCCAGGTTGATGTTAACGGCTCTGGAACGCGCTTTGAGAGCTGACGAACCTACCACAGCGGTGATTCACAATGGCCTGCTACCGATGACTTTGAGATTGCTCGAAGATGCTTGCAGTAAACCGGTAAACGTATTGGAGCCAGAGGAAGGTTCGCTATTGCAGGAATTTATTTTCGCCACCATCTACGGGATTGTTACTTTTCTTTATTGCCTGTTACATCAGCGCAGCGGCAACGTCGATAAGCTATCGGATTTCCTCGAATTGTTCCGTCTTTTCATTGAGAGCCAGGATGGTAAACTCGTCGAGAGAACGATATTCGCGATCGTCGATCTGCCCAGTATTGATGCAACGAAATCGATAGTACGCGCTAAGAAAATAATCGACATGATAGGTGCGTTGACCAGTGGATTGAAGCGTGTTCGTCGCGATCTTTCACACGCTATGCAATGCCACAGGACCAAGCACAGATCCTGCATCGACAACATTCAAAGTTATCATCATTCGAACGTACTCGGAGTACCATATTCCCAATCGATCGTTGATGTCGCTGATAAACAGATGTGTTGCATTTCCTCACTATTCGCGACCCTCATGAGTTTATTGAAGAAGTCTCATCTGTTTGCGAGCGAACTGCAAGTGAGACTGATTAAGATCACCACCGCTGCGGGTACATGCTGTTGTTTCCCACCCGAGATACTCATTTCGAGTATGGTTGCATTTCTAAAAAACCGCGAATTTTCGACATATGCGCCTGCTGTAGCATTTCTcgaatgtattttctttaaagagCTTGGCGCTTTTCCAGTAACAGACGCATGCAACACCTGTGTTAGGCCGGCAAATTATTCGTGGAATTTTCTGGAGATGTACGTCGATTTACTGTGTCCTAGCGATCCGAAACTTTGTTACATCGTCATGGCGCATCTGCTGCAAGTTACATCTGGTTCCCGATTTCACGTAAGGGAACAGCTTCTTTTTCGAGTCTTCTATCCAGCTTTTCTACGTGCTAAAGAATGTTACGCAATCGATAACAGCAACGTAACAGCGAAGTTTCTCTTGCAGTCCTGCATGTCCGTTATGTCGTGTTTAATCGTGAACGTGCACATGTGCGAGAAATTTATGGTGATAAATGGATTGCGCGAGATATTGCCCTTGATGGCAAATGTGGCGTTCACTAGAAGCGTTTATGCCCTTTTGGAGGTCACTGTAATTATAGAGATTTGGAAGATGCGTGAGAAATTGGACAATTTAGAAAGCATCGAGATGTCGTTCGCGACTAAGTCTCTTTTTGAATCTCTCGATAAAGAGACGAACGAATTATTGAATTGTTTACGATGTTTCGAGAAACCGAGACTGGAAGAAAATATGAATCAGCGAGACGAGAACAGAGATACATTTGACAGGCGTTCTGACAATCAGAAAGTTGACCTATCTCTTGTAAAAACCGATGAGACAGCAATTAAAAGTCTCGATAATACAAAAACATTACCGCAACTACCTGAAAATGACGATACTCACCATGAACAATTAGAGAATAAGACTGATACTGTAGTAATTTCGAATTCATTTAAGAAGTTTTATACTCTTATAGAGCAAGTTATTGAAGTGTGCGACGACACGGACGTGTCGTTCgagaaattcaatttatatcaaGCTAGCATAGCATGGAGAGCTGCTGCAGGTGTAGCCTTGTGCAGCCCGAAATTTCGCATCGAATTATCCGCGCATCCAGTATCCAGAAAATCGCTGCGTTTATTCAGGCTGTTAACTATAGGCCTTGCCACGGATAGTATTGAAG ATACTGGCAAATCGGCACATAAACTCTTCGAGGCCCTGATTACGTGTTGTTTAATATCTCCGTTGT ATGATTGTGACATAATCATGGAACTAAGAAAATCATTAATGAATACCGGAATGAAACTCGGTCGTGGAGTAGCTGTGATAGTGGATGCGATATTGAAAGTATCTATGCTGAAGCCGGCGCAAGAAAATAGCATACCTCAACAACCGCGTCCTAGA ttaCCAACTTTGTCGTTAGAGAATCCACCGGATTACAGCGCCGAAGATAGCAGTACCGGTGAATACGTAACCGCTGATGATGGATACGAAGCGGATGTCGAAATACCTGAAAAGAGTTCCAACAACAATATCTCCAAGAAAAGCAGTCCTCTTGGACTTGTGGTAGAGCCGAGAGGTCATGCTAATGCTCATCCTGCTTTATGTTCGTTGGCCATAGATCTTTTAATTCACTTCAGCAAACA CTTTTTTTGTAGAGGTTTAGATTTAGAAAGAAGTTCGATAACAACTAGTGGATTACGAAGAATCGCTGGCACGTGTCGAGAAAGCGCCTCAAGTTGTGCCGCTCTCGCGGCTTCAGGAACTATTATGAGGATATTAAATggctttaaaaatgtattcattAACAGTGATCCACAATGTCGAG atttgcAACACGCGGCGTTGGAAGTTTTTACATTGTTGGCGACGCAATCAATCTCATCGACGGAGCTAATGGAATATCtgtctttttttaaagcaGAAAGACCACCGTTGTTACCGTTGCTGGAGCCGTTGTATCATTTGGTACTGGTGGCACGACCTCAacctaattttattttgtcgttCCCCGTGCATTCTGATATAAAAGTATCGCCGAAGACAGAGCAACATAAAAATCTGGAGAAGGCTGAGAACCTTGTGAACAATTTCAGAAAGAAACATCTCGCGGCAGGAATTTGTAGTCCGTGGTCCGTACATGCGACATGTTTACCTATCGGTCCGGAACTCGCCTGGCCAGTATGGTTGCACGGTTGTTCTGCTTCTATGTGGCTAAGAGTAGAAAGAGGAATGTCTATCGGTGGTCGTGCGACACTCTATAACACTTCACCGTTGCTTGACTCAGATAACGAGAGTTTATCCGATTGGGGTATTCTTTCTGACAATTGGAATCGAGAAG TTGTAGCAGGTTCTGTGTCGCCACCCACACCAACGTCAATAATACATTTGATGTCTATTGGCTTTGAATCGTTGGTTTTAGAAATGTGGCTTGATCTAAAAGcag ataaattaattttacgactCACTCGTCCGGACGATAAGCTGAACCGAACGATCTCCGAAACTTCCATAAACGATATGCTTCCCTCAGGACATTGGCATCACTTgacgttaaattttaaagataccgTCTTGAATAAACGGAGTGCTGTAATTGAAGTTACGCTTTGGGTAGACGGTTGGAAAGAAATCAATGCTCAATTACCGTTTGACGGTTTATTGATGAGAAAACCGGGTActacatgtattttattaggTCAAATCGGGTCGAGCAGTATTGGCGCATGGTATCTCGGAAATTTAATGGTTTTTAg GTGTCCAGTATTCACGAAAGAACGTGCGTTATATTTAACAAGTCTCGGACCAAATTACACCAACTTGGCGGATTGTATCTTAAACACTGTGAAGCCTGATTTTGCGCCTCTTATTGCGTCTGGTGCGCTGAATGATATTTGCGAAGTAAAATACG AAGGTGGTAAATTCGATTCAAGCCGACGAAAATCTTATGGTGGTACTTATTTGAGACATGCCGTCGAGACAGTGGTGTCAGAATCGAAAATTGACTGGGACGCCGTTATGGATGCGACAAACTCGCATCTTGGCGAGTTGCAAGACAATTTGCTTCTTAATTACGAGGCTCAAAATCCAAATATCATACATCTGTATCCTCAAGCCGTCGCTAATCCTTCTG ttattgtgagaaatatatttccgGGCCAACCAGGTTTTAGAATCGTTTCAGCACCAGAACACAGGGTGTCGCAGCAACCGCCTTTATCGATCTCTCCGATTGTATCTACTCGTTTAGAAAATCAACAATATCGTGGACTTATACCTGCAGCGATTTTAATAGGTGGTGTAccagtatttttatatctttttgcgAGG GTGGTCGAACTAAACTCTACCGAAAAGGAACAAGCTCTGGCTCTCTCCACAGTCCTGCATCTTGTTCGTAGTGATTCAGAACTCTTAAATCAATACCGATCGAATGGCGGGACATTACTGGTTCTTCGCGTTCTAGAGTCGTCTCGGTGCCACGCAGGTAGACATATTCTGAAGGCGATGCTGGATGCAGCGTGCGACAGCCCGATCATCATCAGAGATGTCGGCAGTGGTAATCCAGTTTCTCAGAATTGCGAGGCTGTTATCACGGATCCAGAATTGATCAAAGCCGCACTTACTGCATGGAGAGCATGGGCGAAATACGATACCTTAAATTTGCTGCTGCAAACATTGCTACTTTTACTGCGAGATCAACATTCACAGCGTGAATTCAATGCGTCTCAATTAAACAGGGTTGGAGTTGTGGATACGATCCTTACTTTGTGTaag GAACACTTCATGTACGAAATAAACGAAGAAGTAAATGCTGTATTGGATACGAATACTGGAATCGCCATTGTGGAACTGATGCGCGCCTTGATGGGTGCACCACCGGAGTTTGCTCATTTAGTCGCCATCACTGATTATTTGGTTCTCGTTCATCAAGCTTCGGAGACCTATGTTACTCACTCACgacaaaatatctattttatgttGCCGCAATTCACGgagataaaaacaaatttgaaaaaaagcgATAACGCTTCTATTTCTTCTAATGATTCGATAAGCTTGATGGAAAACAGTAAACTGAACAAGGCATTAACGAATGAACAG ATTCAAAAGATTCGAAGtcccaaaaaaaaagatcaaagaACACTGTTGATAGATAATACTAGCGGTGGAGAAGACTCTGGAATTGCAGCTAGTGATGGATCTACTCCACAGAGCaat GAGAGACAATCAACATATGTAGATGAAAGAAGAGCTTGTCAAGGCTTAGTCTGCGAAGGATTACTGTTGCTATTGAGAGATGCTGTAAGAGTGTTACCAGACTGCCAAGTTGGATCAGTGCTAAAGCATGTTTTAAGAGCTGAACTGTTGTTGGTTTTAGCCAATGATCCCGATCACCGCGTACGCACAGCATTGATCAag GTGATACAAACCTATCTACAACGTGCTAGTGATGAGGAAGTTAACaagtttataaaacaaaaatatttcatgcatCTAGGAAATCAAATAGCTTTATATCCTGCGAGTGATTCGGTAGTTATTGCTTTAGAGAATTTAGCTGTACGAAGTCCGACTTTAGCAGCAATGCCAATGTTAATGGCGATAATTGCAAAGACTTTCAATTCTGATTCAAGTATAATCAGGCcgttgatattatttataactgatGTAATAGCAAAg AATACGAATGTACTGAAAGTACTCTTAGAGCAAGGCTTAATCGAATCATTGGTGCAAGGTTTGATCGGGGCTGCACATAAAAATAACTCTATGTCCCTTCGTCGAGACATTCATGTGTTGTTCGTGACAATCGCGACTAAGCTTTTAGAATTACCCGGCAGTCATCAGATACAAGCGGTATTGGATCTACATGTGATACTTGATTACATGGAAATATCGGAGAAGCTACGATGCTGTACGAGTGCGATTCGCACAGTCGTGAGAGACGCACAAGTCGCATTGTTCGATGGAGAGTTGGACGCACTCGTGACAAAGTTGTCGATTCCCTCAGGATTCCGTTTACGTAGCACGGCTTCTTATTTGGCTTCGACATCTTATTTCACTTCAG TTCTTACGACGTCTAGCGAGCAGAGTGATCATGGATCCCATTCTTCCAGCTACGGTAGCTTCCATGCGAGTTCGTCCTCGGTGCTGCGAGAACCCGGTAAAGGAGAATTGAACGATCGTTTCCGTATCATCGTGACACGTGCAGTTGAATTTATAACAGCGGCCGATACATCACCATCCGTCAACGAATTGCAGCTAACGAGGAGATTATTTTCCATTCTTTTGCACGGTTTATGCAACCCGCTGGAGAAGAAAAATCATTGGAGCAGTACATGGTCCGTTAGACCAGCGTTAAGAAAATATACGGCTAAGATTATGATATGGCTGCTGGAGCCATATCAGAGTATCAGTACGAGAATGTACGCCATTAGATCTCTAATGGAAGAACCAAGAGCTCGTGAAATCCTATCGTGCATTTTGGAAGTTCATCCACAG ATGGAACAAAAGTTTACCGTATTTTTTTGGGACTTATTGCAAAAACGGGACGAGATGCCCAGTGCCGATGCTAGAGTGTGCGCAGAACTGAGAGAAGCTCTGCGAGTGTGGAATCTCGCGAAAGGGATAGAACAAGCCAATCTGGAAGTGTGGAACGATGAATTAGCTTTGTTACGTCGAGATTTTCTTCTGGATCGAGATATTTGTATCGACAATTATCCTGCAGTTTTAAG aaTTGGCAAGAGATTTGATACGTTGGCGAAGCAGTTAATCGAAAGTGCTATGAATGTAACGCGTTCGGTTGTGGAAGAACAAAACCGTGAGCGCAAGGTATTGATGGAACAGTTAAAACACATGCGAGCATTAGAGGCTCAGGCGGTGGCTAAGTGGAGAGATATAGCCAAGCGATTAACACATGAATGGGCGCCATGGCACTTTTCGAATAGCTATCCGAAAAGTTGGGAATTGGATCCGACTGAAGGCCCCGCGAGAGTCAGAATTCGGCTTCAAAGATGTCATTTGAATATTGATAAAAGGTTCTTCTTGCCTGAGCATCAAGATAATTTAG aatcttCCAATATCGAAATGCCGTTGTCCTATTTATTTACGAGTACTCGTGAAGATGCGAACACTACGGCTTTGATCGAACGATTACACACGAGTGAAAAAATACGTAAGATGTCTCAAGCGAAAGTTGTTACACCTAGGGCCGAATTAGCAGGAGAAGTTCTCATTGGTGAAACATGTGTGTATTTCGTTCCAGATAATCCTGATGTGCCATTACATACGGAC ATAGCATTGGGTGGTTTCGATTTGGCTGTAACTGGTGGTACTGCTTGGCGTCTCGAAGATATTCGCGAATTACACAAAAGAAGATATCAGTTGCAAGAGAAAGCCATCGAGATCTTTCTCATTACCGGCAGAACGTACTTGTTAGCGTTCAACTCATCTAAGGAAAGGGACGAATTTGCGACCGAGTTATCCGCTTGCAATTTGCCCAGGCGAATCCCCGGTGATGATTTGGGAGAGGCTCTAGCCTTGTGGAGAAGCGGCGCGCTCACTAATtgggaatatattatttgcttaAACAAACTAGCGGGCCGTTCGTATAATGATTTAATGCAGTATCCCGTATTTCCGTTTGTTTTGGCGGATTACGTCAGCGACAAGATAGACTTGAACAATCCGAAAATTTATCG aaatttcAAACGACCGATGGCTGTGcaagataaaaagaatgaaCAACactacataaataattataat TACTTGAAGCAAACTGTAACAGAAGGATTAAATTTGATTGCCTTAAATCAAGGACCATTTCATTACGGATCTCATTACAGTAATTCTGGAACGGTATTACACTTTTTGGTACGGCTTCCACCGTTCACTAGTATGTTCCTATGTTATCAAG ataataattttgatattcctGATCGAACATTCCATGCGTTAGCTACCACATGGAGATTAACTAGTTGCGATTCCACAACGGATGTGAAAGAATTGATACCAGAATTCTACTATTTacctgaatttttattaaatttcgaaG GATTCGATTTTGGTGTTCGACAAAATGGTAACAAAGTTGGAGACGTTGAATTGCCAAAATGGTGCGGCGGTGACGCGCGTCTTTTTATATTGGCGCATAGAGCCGCGTTGGAATCGGACGTTGTGAGAGAAGTATTACCGTATTGGATTGATCTAGTTTTTGGATTCAGACAGACAGGAAAACCGGCGGTAGAGGCCATAAATGTATTTCATCCTGCT ACTTATTATGGATTCGATGTGGAACAAATAGCCGATCCCTTAGAACGTCAAGCCTGGGAAACGATGGTACGAACTTATGGTCAAACGCCTGCACAATTATTTAGAGCTCCTCATCCATTGATTCAAAATCTTGGCAATGTAACGCTCTCTAATCAGACACCCCAGGTTATCGAAGGAGTCAGtg GTATAAAATGGGGAAATTATGTAGGCGCACCTGGAAATAAACCTGTATTATGTTGGAagttaaaacataaaactcCATTAGCTTCTCTAATTCCTCTCGCAACTGGTGACGTTTTTGGCTTACCTAATTACACGACGCTTCTACTGAGTTATACTAAAGAGAAag CTGGTAGTATGTTAAGCGGCATGTCTGTCTTAGGTGCTGCATTAGTGTCATGGAGTGGAACAGATGGAATCGTtagattaaaatgtaaaaaggaaCAACCACCAAGGcctttaattaaatcatcaGGCCTCGACCCA ATCACGACATTGGGCTCTACTCCAGATTGTGGACAACTCTGGCTCGGACATTTATCAGGCAGAATTACAGTGCATACGTATACTATCGGAGCTACAGGCAAAATCGAATTCAGTTTAGCACCTGCAACAATACTTTTAGCACATAGAAGTCGGGTGACAACAATATCTTTGTCACGTGCGTTTAGTATTGCTTGTTCCGGTGATGCTAATGGAGTCATTACTATTTGGGATTTAAACAG TTTAACATATGTGAGGTCAATAGTCTGCGATCAAGGTTACGCTATACATCTTTTATGTATCAGTGAAACACTTGGTGATGTAGCAGTTACTTATGAGATTCCTAGGTCAGGGAACAACGTAACCGTCGATCGATCcgaattgaaaatttacacCATAAATGCAAGGGCTGTAGGCTCTATTTTATCCAAAAATCGTATAACATCGCTTTGTTATAGCAGTGCGCCAGAAGGTGTTTCTGTCAATGTTATTGCAACTGGTTTAGAGAATGGAATAATAAG ATTATGGAGCAGTTGGGATCTGCAGCTAGTCAGAgaaatttcgaataatgtgAGAGACTGTTGTGCAATAATTGCTGTGGTATGGTCCTTAGATCAACACCACTTATATGCAGTGATGGAAGACTCCACTGTTCTAATTTGGGAGGGATCTAAACGTCTCAGTAATGGTACTCCAAAATTCGTCAACTTAACGTCATTCTGA